Below is a window of Candidatus Saganbacteria bacterium DNA.
GGCCAGACCACCTTTTTTGCTTCTGTCTCGGTCTCCTTTAAATAAGTCTTTATCCTTTTTATTATGTCGGACTTTACTTTCTTCTCTTCAGACATCTCTTTCCTTGCCTTTTAATATCGCCCCCGGCTTTTTTCAGCAGGTGGGACAGGAATCGAACCTGCAACCTGCGGTTTTGGAGACCGCTGCTCTGCCAGTTGAGCTACCCACCTTTGAAGTCACTCGTGACTGGTCGCTAATGACTCGCGCGGATAACGGGACACTGGCCACTATTTACTTTTCTTCTTTATGCAGAGTTCTTTTCCTGCACGCGTTGCAATACTTTTTTATCGAAAGCTTCTCGGATCCGGGCTTTTTGTTCCTCGTAGAGCAGTAATTTTTTCTTTTACATGCCGTGCAAGAAAGCGTAATAATTTCTCTCATACAAATAACCTTAAGGGCACAAAATCCCCCCATCAAAATTTTTTTGAAATTTTACGAGATTTTGCCCTTCCTATTGGATCAAAACCGAGCTGAATATAATGTTACAACACGCATCAAATCTTGTCAAGGTGGCCTTATTGCATTATAATGAAAAGACCTTAAAGGATACTTCGTTATTATGGAACTGATCGGTTTGACGGGACTTAATGCCTCCGGAAAAGGCACGATCGCGGACTTTTTGAAGGAAAAGGGTTTCGTTTATTATTCACTTTCGGATATAGTGCGTGAAGAAGCTACGGCCCTCGGCATGGATCATTCCAGGGAAAGTCTGATTTTTGCGGGCAATAAACTGAGAAAAGACTTCGGGCCTTCCGTACTTGCAAAAAAGATCGCGGAAAAGCTCCGGCAGGCAAATACTTCAAAGGCCGTGATCGACAGTATCAGGAACCTTGCCGAGATCGCGGAACTAAGAAAACTGCCGGGTTTTGTCCTTATCGCCGCTGACGCGCCGCCGGAAGTCCGTTTTGAACGGGCAAGATCGCGAGGCCGCATTGGGTTTGAGAGGACGCTCGAGGATTTTATCGCCGTGGAACAAAAGGAAAATACATCGGATCCTGACAGGCAGCAGCTTGCGGCCTGCCTGAAAGCCGCGGATATCACTGTCAGTAATGAGGGGACCGTAGAGGAATTGAAGATTAAGTTGGGAAAATTACTAATGACTAATTATGGAATAATATTATAATCCTTCCTTCATTAGACATTAGTCATTAGTAATTAGTCATTTCCCCTTATCTCCCGTAAATGACCCTTTCTATCTCTTTTCTCATGCCCTCCTCGTCCGAAAGCATATAATATCCCCTTTCAAGCCTTGCATCGCCGCC
It encodes the following:
- the rpmG gene encoding 50S ribosomal protein L33 translates to MREIITLSCTACKRKNYCSTRNKKPGSEKLSIKKYCNACRKRTLHKEEK
- a CDS encoding AAA family ATPase; its protein translation is MELIGLTGLNASGKGTIADFLKEKGFVYYSLSDIVREEATALGMDHSRESLIFAGNKLRKDFGPSVLAKKIAEKLRQANTSKAVIDSIRNLAEIAELRKLPGFVLIAADAPPEVRFERARSRGRIGFERTLEDFIAVEQKENTSDPDRQQLAACLKAADITVSNEGTVEELKIKLGKLLMTNYGIIL